From the Streptomyces sp. Tu 2975 genome, one window contains:
- a CDS encoding SDR family oxidoreductase, with protein MTGSKDFEGMAALVTGGASGIGAAVAALLLERGARVAVLDRATGGAPAGTLALQADVTDDAAVAGAVDAAAAEFGALHTVVSNAGIGAIGTVADNDDDEWRRVLDTNVIGMVRVARHALPHLRSAAAAGAPGSVSLTHTCSIAATAGLPQRALYSASKGAVLSLTLAMAADHVREGIRVNCVNPGTADTPWVARLLERAEDPAAERAALEARQPTGRLVLADEVAAAVAYLASPAAAAVTGTALAVDGGMQGLRLRAPR; from the coding sequence ATGACCGGTTCGAAGGACTTCGAGGGCATGGCGGCACTGGTCACCGGCGGCGCCTCCGGCATCGGTGCCGCCGTCGCCGCGCTGCTGCTGGAACGCGGGGCACGCGTCGCCGTCCTGGACCGCGCAACCGGGGGAGCGCCGGCAGGCACGCTCGCCCTCCAGGCCGACGTGACCGACGACGCCGCCGTGGCCGGCGCGGTGGACGCGGCCGCCGCCGAGTTCGGGGCGCTGCACACCGTGGTTTCCAACGCGGGCATCGGCGCGATCGGTACGGTGGCCGACAACGACGACGACGAATGGCGGCGTGTCCTCGACACCAACGTCATCGGCATGGTCCGGGTCGCCCGCCACGCCCTGCCGCACCTGCGGAGCGCGGCGGCGGCCGGGGCGCCCGGATCCGTCTCCCTCACCCACACCTGTTCCATCGCCGCCACGGCCGGCCTGCCGCAGCGTGCCCTGTACAGCGCGAGCAAGGGTGCGGTCCTCTCGCTGACGCTGGCGATGGCGGCCGACCACGTCCGGGAGGGCATCCGCGTCAACTGCGTCAACCCCGGCACCGCGGACACGCCGTGGGTGGCCCGCCTCCTGGAGCGGGCGGAGGATCCCGCCGCCGAGCGTGCCGCCCTCGAGGCGCGTCAGCCGACTGGCAGGCTCGTCCTGGCCGACGAGGTGGCCGCGGCGGTCGCCTACCTGGCGAGTCCGGCGGCCGCGGCGGTGACGGGGACGGCGCTCGCGGTCGACGGCGGGATGCAGGGCCTCCGCCTGCGGGCCCCGCGGTAG
- a CDS encoding FadR/GntR family transcriptional regulator, whose protein sequence is MAVTDEAIEKIKGMIVSGALRPGDRLPKESELAAELGLSRNSLREAVRALSLIRILDVRQGDGTYVTSLDPQLLLEALSFVVDFHRDDTVLEFLAVRRILEPAATAMAASRIPEAELDTLTARLDALGTDPSVEELVAADLDFHRRIVGAAGNSVLCSLLDGLSGPTTRARVWRGLTQEDAVTRTLHEHRAILAALRDRDGEAARAWATVHVASVEQWLRATL, encoded by the coding sequence ATGGCCGTGACCGACGAGGCCATCGAGAAGATCAAAGGGATGATCGTCTCCGGCGCGCTCCGCCCCGGCGACCGGCTGCCCAAGGAGAGCGAACTCGCCGCCGAACTGGGCCTGTCGCGCAACTCGCTGCGCGAGGCGGTACGGGCGCTTTCCCTGATCCGCATCCTCGACGTACGGCAGGGCGACGGTACGTACGTCACGAGCCTCGATCCGCAACTGCTGCTCGAGGCACTGAGTTTCGTCGTCGACTTCCACCGGGACGACACGGTGCTGGAGTTCCTCGCGGTACGCCGCATCCTGGAACCGGCGGCCACGGCGATGGCGGCGAGCCGCATCCCCGAGGCGGAACTGGACACGCTGACCGCCCGGCTCGACGCGCTCGGCACCGACCCGTCGGTCGAGGAACTCGTCGCGGCGGACCTGGACTTCCACCGTCGCATCGTCGGCGCCGCAGGCAACTCGGTGCTCTGCTCCCTCCTGGACGGCCTGTCGGGCCCCACGACCCGGGCCCGCGTCTGGCGCGGTCTCACCCAGGAGGACGCGGTCACCCGCACCCTCCACGAGCACCGCGCGATCCTGGCGGCGCTGCGGGACCGCGACGGGGAGGCGGCGCGGGCATGGGCGACGGTGCACGTGGCCAGCGTGGAGCAGTGGCTCCGCGCAACGCTGTAG
- the glpK gene encoding glycerol kinase GlpK, which translates to MTDAHTTGPFIAAIDQGTTSSRCIVFDKDGRIVSVDQKEHEQIFPKPGWVEHDAAEIWTNVQEVVAGAIEKAGITSADVKAIGITNQRETTLLWDKNTGEPVHNAIVWQDTRTDALCKELGRNVGQDRYRRETGLPLASYFAGPKARWLLDNVEGLRERAERGDILFGTMDSWVIWNLTGGVDGGVHVTDVTNASRTMLMNLHTMEWDDKILQSMEVPAAILPEIRSSAEVYGLAKGGALDGIPVASALGDQQAALFGQTCYSKGEAKSTYGTGTFMLMNTGDEPVNSYNGLLTTVGYRIGNEKAVYALEGSIAVTGSLVQWMRDQMGLINSAAEIETLASSVDDNGGAYFVPAFSGLFAPYWRSDARGVIAGLTRYVTKAHIARAVLEATAWQTREITDAMTKDSGVELTALKVDGGMTSNNLLMQTLSDFLDAPVVRPMVAETTCLGAAYAAGLAVGFWPDTDALRANWRRAAEWTPRMDAEKRDREYKSWLKAVERTMDWLDEEN; encoded by the coding sequence GTGACCGACGCACACACCACCGGCCCGTTCATCGCGGCCATCGACCAGGGCACCACCTCCAGCCGCTGCATCGTCTTCGACAAGGACGGCCGGATCGTCTCCGTCGACCAGAAGGAGCACGAGCAGATCTTCCCGAAGCCGGGCTGGGTGGAGCACGACGCCGCCGAGATCTGGACCAACGTCCAGGAGGTCGTCGCCGGAGCCATCGAGAAGGCCGGCATCACCTCCGCCGACGTCAAGGCCATCGGCATCACCAACCAGCGCGAGACGACGCTGCTGTGGGACAAGAACACCGGCGAGCCCGTCCACAACGCAATCGTCTGGCAGGACACCCGCACCGACGCCCTCTGCAAGGAGCTCGGCCGCAACGTCGGACAGGACCGCTACCGCCGCGAGACGGGCCTGCCGCTGGCCTCCTACTTCGCCGGCCCGAAGGCCCGCTGGCTGCTCGACAACGTCGAGGGCCTGCGTGAGCGCGCCGAACGCGGTGACATCCTCTTCGGCACCATGGACTCCTGGGTCATCTGGAACCTGACCGGCGGAGTGGACGGCGGCGTCCACGTCACCGACGTCACCAATGCCTCCCGCACCATGCTGATGAACCTGCACACCATGGAGTGGGACGACAAGATCCTTCAGTCCATGGAGGTCCCGGCGGCGATCCTGCCGGAGATCCGGTCGTCCGCCGAGGTCTACGGCCTCGCCAAGGGCGGCGCGCTCGACGGCATCCCCGTCGCCTCCGCGCTCGGCGACCAGCAGGCGGCCCTGTTCGGCCAGACCTGCTACTCGAAGGGCGAGGCCAAGTCCACGTACGGCACCGGCACCTTCATGCTGATGAACACCGGTGACGAGCCCGTCAACTCCTACAACGGCCTGCTGACCACCGTCGGCTACCGCATCGGCAACGAGAAGGCGGTGTACGCCCTCGAGGGCTCGATCGCCGTCACCGGTTCGCTGGTGCAGTGGATGCGCGACCAGATGGGCCTGATCAACTCCGCCGCCGAGATCGAGACCCTCGCCTCTTCCGTCGACGACAACGGCGGCGCCTACTTCGTGCCGGCCTTCTCCGGCCTGTTCGCCCCGTACTGGCGCTCCGACGCCCGCGGTGTGATCGCCGGCCTGACCCGGTACGTCACCAAGGCGCACATCGCGCGCGCCGTTCTCGAGGCCACCGCCTGGCAGACCCGTGAGATCACCGACGCCATGACGAAGGACTCCGGCGTCGAACTGACCGCACTCAAGGTCGACGGCGGCATGACCTCCAACAACCTGCTGATGCAGACCCTCTCGGACTTCCTGGACGCCCCCGTGGTGCGCCCGATGGTCGCCGAGACGACCTGCCTCGGCGCCGCCTACGCCGCCGGCCTGGCCGTCGGCTTCTGGCCGGACACCGACGCGCTGCGTGCCAACTGGCGCAGGGCCGCCGAGTGGACCCCCCGCATGGACGCTGAGAAGCGTGACCGCGAGTACAAGAGCTGGCTCAAGGCCGTGGAGCGGACCATGGACTGGCTCGACGAGGAAAACTGA
- a CDS encoding MIP/aquaporin family protein: MSNSDIFIGEIIGTAVLILLGGGVVAAVVLKRSKAQNAGWLAITFGWGFAVLTAVYMTGALSGAHLNPAVTLGIAIKDNDWGNVPVYVAGQLLGAMIGAALVWIAYYGQFHAHLTDPEIVGDPADKAIEGPHDGAAANAGPVLGVFSTGPEIRNVWQNLATEIIGTIVLVLAVLTQGLNDSGKGLGPLGGLMVALVVVAIGLSLGGPTGYAINPARDLGPRIVHALLPLPNKGGSDWSYAWIPVAGPLIGAAVAAGIYNIAFA, from the coding sequence GTGTCCAACTCCGACATCTTCATCGGCGAGATCATCGGTACCGCCGTACTCATCCTGCTCGGTGGCGGCGTCGTCGCCGCCGTAGTGCTCAAGCGCTCGAAGGCACAGAACGCCGGCTGGCTGGCCATCACCTTCGGGTGGGGCTTCGCGGTCCTGACCGCGGTGTACATGACCGGCGCGCTCTCCGGTGCACACCTCAACCCGGCCGTCACGCTCGGCATCGCGATCAAGGACAACGACTGGGGCAACGTCCCCGTCTACGTCGCAGGCCAGCTCCTCGGCGCCATGATCGGCGCCGCCCTGGTCTGGATCGCCTACTACGGCCAGTTCCACGCGCACCTCACCGACCCCGAGATCGTGGGCGACCCCGCGGACAAGGCGATCGAGGGTCCGCACGACGGGGCCGCCGCCAATGCCGGCCCGGTCCTCGGTGTCTTCTCCACCGGCCCCGAGATCCGCAACGTCTGGCAGAACCTCGCCACCGAGATCATCGGCACGATCGTGCTGGTCCTGGCGGTGCTCACGCAGGGTCTCAACGACAGCGGCAAGGGCCTCGGCCCGCTCGGCGGACTCATGGTCGCCCTCGTCGTCGTCGCCATCGGCCTCTCGCTCGGCGGCCCCACCGGCTACGCCATCAACCCGGCCCGTGACCTGGGTCCGCGCATCGTGCACGCACTGCTCCCGCTGCCGAACAAGGGCGGCTCCGACTGGAGCTACGCATGGATCCCCGTCGCCGGTCCGCTGATCGGTGCGGCCGTCGCAGCGGGTATCTACAACATCGCGTTCGCCTGA
- a CDS encoding IclR family transcriptional regulator → MAKNIQSLERAAAMLRLLAGGERRLGLSDIASSLDLAKGTAHGILRTLQAEGFVEQDAASGRYQLGAELLRLGNSYLDVHELRARALVWTDDLARSSGESVHLGVLHQHGVLIVHHVFRPDDSRQVLEVGAMQPLHSTALGKVLTAFDPVAHTEVLEVDRKAFTPRTVTDLQEFESLLDHTRARGWAADVEETWEGVAAVAAPIHDRRRMPVGAIAITGAVERVCNGGELRSDLVAAVRDCARAVSRDLGAGRF, encoded by the coding sequence ATGGCGAAAAACATCCAGTCACTGGAGCGGGCTGCGGCGATGCTGCGACTGCTCGCGGGCGGAGAACGCCGGCTGGGCCTGTCGGACATCGCGTCGTCGCTCGATCTGGCCAAGGGTACGGCCCACGGCATCCTGCGGACCCTGCAGGCGGAGGGATTCGTCGAGCAGGACGCCGCGTCCGGCCGCTACCAGCTGGGCGCCGAGCTGCTGCGGCTCGGCAACAGCTATCTGGACGTGCACGAGCTGCGCGCCCGCGCCCTGGTCTGGACGGACGACCTGGCCCGCTCCAGCGGCGAGAGCGTCCACCTCGGCGTACTGCACCAGCACGGTGTGCTGATCGTGCACCACGTCTTCCGGCCCGACGACAGCCGGCAGGTGCTCGAGGTGGGGGCCATGCAGCCGCTGCACTCCACCGCCCTCGGCAAGGTCCTGACCGCCTTCGACCCGGTGGCCCACACGGAGGTGCTGGAGGTCGACCGCAAGGCGTTCACACCGCGGACCGTGACCGACCTCCAGGAGTTCGAGTCGCTGCTGGACCACACCCGCGCGCGCGGCTGGGCCGCCGACGTGGAGGAGACCTGGGAGGGCGTGGCCGCCGTGGCCGCCCCCATCCACGACCGGCGCCGGATGCCCGTGGGGGCGATCGCCATCACGGGCGCCGTGGAGCGGGTCTGCAACGGCGGAGAGCTGCGTTCCGACCTCGTCGCGGCGGTGCGGGACTGCGCCCGCGCGGTCTCCAGGGACCTCGGCGCCGGGCGCTTCTGA
- the metH gene encoding methionine synthase — translation MASLPTPSADSRTRVHALREALATRVVVADGAMGTMLQAQDPTLEDFENLEGCNEVLNVTRPDIVRSVHEAYFEVGVDCVETNTFGANHSAMGEYDIPERVYELSESGARIAREVADEFTASTGQQRWVLGSIGPGTKLPTLGHAPYTVLRDGFQQNAEGLIAGGADALIVETTQDLLQTKAAILGARRAMEATGADLPLLCSLAFETTGTMLLGSEIGAALTALEPLGVDMIGLNCSTGPEEMSEHLRYLTRHSRIPLLCMPNAGLPVLTKDGAHFPLGPEGLASAQEQFVADYGLSLVGGCCGTTPEHLRQLVERVRCAELTPRDPRPEPGAASLYQTVPFRQDTAYMAIGERTNANGSKKFREAMLEGRWDDCVEMARDQIREGAHMLDLCVDYVGRDGVADMEELAGRFATASTLPIVLDSTEVDVIEAGLEKLGGRAVINSVNYEDGDGPESRFAKVTALAKEHGAALIALTIDEEGQARSVEHKVAVAERLIDDLTGNWGIHESDILIDTLTFTICTGQEESRKDGLNTIEAIRELKRRHPDVQTTLGLSNISFGLNPAARILLNSVFLDECVKAGLDSAIVHASKILPIARFDEEQVTTALDLIYDRRAEGYDPLQKLMALFEGATTKSLKAGKAEELAALPLEERLKRRIIDGEKNGLEADLDDALKDRPALDIVNETLLDGMKVVGELFGSGQMQLPFVLQSAEVMKNAVAHLEPHMEKSDAEGKGTIVLATVRGDVHDIGKNLVDIILSNNGYNVVNLGIKQPVSAILDAAKEHRADVIGMSGLLVKSTVIMKENLQELNQRGMSADYPVILGGAALTRAYVEQDLHEIYDGEVRYARDAFEGLRLMDALIGIKRGVPGAVLPELKQRRVKAATAVVEERPEEGAVRSDVATDNPVPTPPFWGTRVVKGIPLGDYASWLDEGALFKGQWGLKQSRAGDGPSYEELVESEGRPRLRGLLDRLQTDNLLEAAVVHGYFPCVSKGDDLIILGDDGSERTRFSFPRQRRGRRLCLADFFRPEESGETDVVGLQVVTVGSRIGEETAKLFESNSYRDYLELHGLSVQLAEALAEYWHARVRAEMGFGGEDPADVEDMFALKYRGARFSLGYGACPDLEDRAKIAELLEPERIGVQLSEEFQLHPEQSTDAIVIHHPEAKYFNAR, via the coding sequence ATGGCCTCGTTGCCGACCCCCTCCGCTGACAGCCGGACCCGTGTCCACGCTCTGCGTGAAGCGCTCGCCACCCGGGTGGTGGTGGCCGACGGCGCCATGGGCACGATGCTCCAGGCACAGGATCCGACGCTCGAGGACTTCGAGAACCTCGAGGGCTGCAACGAGGTCCTCAACGTCACCCGCCCCGACATCGTGCGCTCCGTCCACGAGGCGTACTTCGAGGTCGGCGTCGACTGCGTGGAGACGAACACCTTCGGCGCCAACCATTCCGCCATGGGGGAGTACGACATCCCCGAGCGGGTGTACGAGCTCTCGGAGTCCGGTGCGCGGATCGCCCGCGAGGTGGCGGACGAGTTCACCGCGTCGACCGGGCAGCAGCGCTGGGTACTGGGCTCGATCGGCCCCGGCACCAAGCTCCCGACCCTCGGGCACGCCCCTTACACCGTGCTCAGGGACGGTTTCCAGCAGAACGCCGAAGGACTGATCGCGGGCGGCGCGGACGCACTCATCGTCGAGACGACCCAGGACCTGCTGCAGACCAAGGCCGCGATCCTCGGTGCCCGGCGTGCCATGGAAGCGACCGGCGCCGACCTTCCCCTCCTCTGTTCGCTCGCCTTCGAGACGACCGGCACCATGCTGCTGGGCTCCGAGATCGGCGCGGCGCTGACCGCGCTGGAGCCGCTCGGCGTCGACATGATCGGTCTGAACTGCTCCACCGGCCCGGAAGAGATGAGCGAGCACCTCCGCTATCTCACCCGCCACTCCCGTATCCCGCTGCTCTGCATGCCGAACGCCGGCCTTCCGGTGCTCACCAAGGACGGCGCGCACTTCCCGCTCGGTCCCGAAGGCCTGGCCTCGGCCCAGGAACAGTTCGTCGCCGACTACGGCCTGTCCCTGGTGGGCGGCTGCTGCGGTACGACGCCTGAGCACCTGCGTCAGCTGGTGGAGCGGGTGCGGTGCGCCGAGCTGACGCCGCGTGACCCGCGTCCGGAGCCGGGCGCCGCCTCTCTCTACCAGACGGTGCCGTTCCGGCAGGACACCGCCTACATGGCGATCGGTGAGCGTACCAACGCGAACGGGTCGAAGAAGTTCCGCGAGGCGATGCTCGAGGGCCGCTGGGACGACTGCGTGGAGATGGCGCGTGACCAGATTCGTGAGGGCGCGCACATGCTGGACCTGTGCGTCGACTACGTGGGCCGCGACGGCGTCGCGGACATGGAGGAACTCGCCGGACGCTTCGCGACCGCCTCCACCCTGCCGATCGTGCTGGACTCCACCGAGGTCGACGTCATCGAGGCGGGCCTGGAGAAGCTGGGCGGCCGCGCGGTCATCAACTCGGTCAACTACGAGGACGGCGACGGACCGGAGTCGCGGTTCGCGAAGGTCACGGCGCTCGCCAAGGAGCACGGCGCCGCGCTGATCGCGCTGACGATCGACGAGGAGGGCCAGGCCCGCTCGGTGGAGCACAAGGTCGCCGTCGCCGAGCGCCTCATCGACGACCTGACCGGCAACTGGGGCATCCACGAGTCGGACATCCTCATCGACACGCTCACCTTCACCATCTGCACCGGGCAGGAGGAGTCCCGCAAGGACGGCCTCAACACCATCGAAGCCATCCGGGAACTGAAGAGGCGTCACCCGGACGTGCAGACCACGCTGGGTCTGTCGAACATCTCCTTCGGCCTCAACCCGGCCGCACGTATTCTTCTCAACTCGGTCTTCCTCGACGAGTGCGTCAAGGCGGGCCTGGACTCTGCGATCGTCCACGCCTCCAAGATCCTGCCGATCGCCCGGTTCGACGAGGAGCAGGTCACCACGGCCCTGGACCTCATCTACGACCGGCGTGCCGAGGGCTACGACCCGCTGCAGAAGCTGATGGCGCTGTTCGAGGGCGCGACCACGAAGTCGCTGAAGGCGGGCAAGGCCGAGGAACTGGCCGCGCTGCCGCTGGAGGAACGACTGAAGCGGCGGATCATCGACGGTGAGAAGAACGGCCTGGAGGCCGACCTCGACGACGCCCTGAAGGACCGTCCGGCGCTGGACATCGTCAACGAGACACTGCTCGACGGCATGAAGGTCGTCGGCGAGCTGTTCGGGTCCGGGCAGATGCAGCTGCCGTTCGTGCTCCAGTCCGCCGAGGTGATGAAGAACGCGGTGGCGCACCTCGAGCCGCACATGGAGAAGTCCGACGCCGAGGGCAAGGGCACGATCGTGCTGGCCACCGTCCGGGGCGACGTCCACGACATCGGCAAGAACCTGGTCGACATCATCCTGTCGAACAACGGCTACAACGTGGTCAACCTGGGCATCAAGCAGCCCGTCTCCGCGATCCTCGACGCGGCGAAGGAGCACAGGGCCGATGTGATCGGCATGTCGGGCCTGCTGGTCAAGTCCACGGTGATCATGAAGGAGAACCTCCAGGAGCTCAACCAGCGGGGCATGTCCGCCGACTACCCCGTCATCCTCGGCGGCGCCGCCCTCACCCGCGCCTACGTCGAACAGGACCTCCACGAGATCTACGACGGCGAAGTCCGCTACGCCCGCGACGCGTTCGAGGGCCTGCGCCTCATGGACGCCCTCATCGGCATCAAGCGCGGCGTCCCCGGCGCGGTCCTGCCCGAGCTCAAGCAGCGCCGGGTCAAGGCCGCGACGGCGGTCGTGGAGGAGCGTCCTGAGGAGGGCGCGGTCCGCTCCGACGTCGCGACCGACAACCCGGTCCCCACCCCGCCGTTCTGGGGCACCCGGGTCGTCAAGGGCATCCCGCTGGGCGACTACGCCTCCTGGCTCGACGAGGGCGCCCTGTTCAAGGGCCAGTGGGGACTCAAGCAGTCCCGGGCGGGAGACGGCCCCTCCTACGAGGAGCTGGTGGAATCGGAGGGCCGGCCGCGGCTGCGCGGCCTGCTGGACCGGCTCCAGACCGACAACCTTCTCGAAGCGGCCGTCGTCCACGGATACTTCCCCTGCGTCTCCAAGGGCGACGACCTGATCATCCTCGGCGACGACGGCTCCGAGCGGACGCGCTTCTCCTTCCCGCGGCAGCGCCGCGGCCGGCGGCTGTGCCTGGCGGACTTTTTCCGCCCCGAGGAATCCGGCGAGACCGATGTCGTCGGCCTTCAGGTCGTGACCGTCGGCTCCCGCATCGGCGAGGAGACCGCCAAGCTGTTCGAGTCCAACTCCTACCGCGACTACCTCGAACTGCACGGCCTGTCCGTCCAGCTCGCGGAGGCACTGGCCGAGTACTGGCACGCCCGGGTGCGCGCCGAGATGGGCTTCGGCGGCGAGGACCCGGCCGACGTGGAGGACATGTTCGCCCTGAAGTACCGCGGCGCCCGGTTCTCCCTCGGTTACGGCGCGTGCCCCGATCTCGAGGACCGCGCCAAGATCGCGGAGCTGCTCGAGCCGGAGCGGATCGGCGTCCAGCTGTCCGAGGAGTTCCAGCTCCACCCGGAGCAGTCCACCGACGCCATCGTCATCCACCACCCCGAAGCGAAGTATTTCAACGCGCGCTGA
- a CDS encoding HAD family phosphatase: MTSTVPASLSRSAESAALQAVFLDMDGTLVDTEGFWWDAEVDVFADLGHRLDETWRDVVVGGPMTRSAGYLIEATGADISLAELTVLLNDKFEERISRGVPLMPGAARLLAELAAHNVPTALVSASHRRIIDRILASLGPQHFALSVAGDEVPRTKPHPDPYLLAAQGLGADPSRCAVVEDTATGVASAEAAGCRVVAVPSVAPIQPAGGRVVVRSLEEVNVVFLRTLISAKQ, translated from the coding sequence ATGACCAGCACGGTCCCCGCGTCGCTTAGCCGTTCGGCGGAATCGGCCGCACTGCAGGCCGTATTTCTCGACATGGACGGCACCCTCGTGGACACAGAGGGCTTCTGGTGGGACGCGGAGGTGGACGTCTTCGCGGATCTCGGGCACCGGCTGGACGAGACCTGGCGGGACGTGGTGGTCGGCGGACCGATGACCAGGAGCGCGGGCTATCTCATCGAGGCCACCGGGGCCGACATCAGCCTCGCGGAGCTGACCGTACTGCTCAACGACAAGTTCGAGGAGCGGATCAGCCGGGGCGTACCGCTGATGCCGGGCGCGGCCCGGCTGCTCGCCGAACTGGCGGCGCACAACGTGCCCACGGCGCTCGTGTCCGCCTCGCACCGGCGCATCATCGACCGGATCCTCGCCTCCCTCGGGCCCCAGCACTTCGCGCTCTCGGTCGCGGGGGACGAGGTGCCGCGCACCAAGCCGCACCCCGACCCGTATCTCCTCGCCGCCCAGGGCCTGGGCGCGGACCCGTCGAGATGCGCCGTCGTGGAGGACACGGCGACCGGCGTGGCGTCCGCCGAGGCCGCTGGATGCCGAGTGGTCGCCGTCCCGTCCGTGGCCCCGATCCAGCCGGCCGGCGGCCGGGTCGTCGTTCGGTCCCTCGAAGAAGTGAACGTCGTTTTCCTGCGCACTCTCATCAGCGCAAAGCAGTGA
- a CDS encoding ABC transporter substrate-binding protein, whose protein sequence is MNRKTLVLPAVVGLLAPVLVACGSTDGGSGGGDAIVVGTTDQFVAGEDAPAPLDPAYAYDTGAWNVLRQTLQTLMHAPRGGGEPEPDAAESCLFTDTVSESYRCKLRSGLKFADGTPVTAEDVKFSIQRVLDIDADNGTAALLSNIDTIETKGDNEIIFHLATPDATFPYKLSTPAAGIVSKEKYDGKKLRDGFEVDGSGPYTMKTETDGDKVSRVVFSKNPNYTGDLKLKNDKVVLRSFADADSMGKALESGEIDLMTRTMAPEQIKELLENPKEGIELTEMPGLEIRYLAFDTSDPAVENKAVRQAIASLVDRGQIAGEVYGATAEPLYSLIPKSISAHTNSFYNKYGEPSRKKAAALLDDAGIDTPVQLTLHYTTDHYGEGTAKEFEALRDQLNASGLFEVKVEGAEWSKFRPAQKRGDYAVYGLGWFPDFPDPDNYTAPFLGEGNFLNSPYVSEKARELIPQSRRDVDRTAASPAFKEIQDIVADDVPVLPLWQGKQYVAARDDVIGVEWALNSSSDLQLWELSRGES, encoded by the coding sequence ATGAACCGTAAGACTTTGGTGCTGCCGGCCGTGGTCGGCCTGCTCGCGCCCGTGCTCGTCGCCTGCGGCAGCACGGACGGCGGGTCCGGCGGCGGTGATGCCATAGTCGTGGGCACCACGGACCAGTTCGTCGCCGGCGAGGACGCCCCGGCACCCCTGGACCCCGCCTACGCGTACGACACCGGCGCCTGGAACGTGCTGCGGCAGACGCTGCAGACCCTGATGCACGCCCCGCGCGGCGGCGGTGAACCCGAGCCGGACGCGGCCGAGAGCTGCCTGTTCACCGACACCGTGAGCGAGAGCTACCGCTGCAAGCTGCGCAGCGGCCTCAAGTTCGCCGACGGGACCCCGGTCACCGCCGAGGACGTCAAGTTCTCCATCCAGCGTGTCCTGGACATCGACGCCGACAACGGCACGGCCGCCCTGCTCTCGAACATCGACACCATCGAGACCAAGGGCGACAACGAGATCATCTTCCATCTCGCCACGCCGGACGCGACCTTCCCGTACAAGCTCTCGACGCCGGCCGCCGGCATCGTCAGCAAGGAGAAGTACGACGGCAAGAAGCTCCGTGACGGCTTCGAGGTCGACGGCTCCGGCCCGTACACGATGAAGACGGAGACCGACGGGGACAAGGTCTCCCGGGTCGTCTTCAGCAAGAACCCGAACTACACGGGCGACCTGAAGCTGAAGAACGACAAGGTCGTCCTGCGTTCCTTCGCCGACGCCGACTCCATGGGCAAGGCGCTCGAGTCCGGCGAGATCGACCTGATGACGCGCACCATGGCGCCGGAGCAGATCAAGGAACTCCTGGAGAACCCGAAGGAGGGCATCGAGCTCACCGAGATGCCCGGCCTCGAGATCCGCTACCTCGCCTTCGACACCAGCGACCCGGCCGTGGAGAACAAGGCCGTCCGGCAGGCCATCGCGTCACTCGTCGACCGCGGCCAGATCGCCGGCGAGGTCTACGGCGCCACCGCCGAGCCGCTCTACTCGCTCATCCCGAAGAGCATCTCGGCGCACACCAACTCGTTCTACAACAAGTACGGCGAGCCCAGCCGCAAGAAGGCCGCCGCGCTCCTGGACGACGCCGGTATCGACACCCCGGTCCAGCTCACGCTGCACTACACCACCGACCACTACGGCGAGGGGACGGCCAAGGAGTTCGAGGCCCTTCGCGACCAGCTCAACGCGAGCGGGCTCTTCGAGGTCAAGGTGGAGGGTGCCGAGTGGTCCAAGTTCCGGCCCGCCCAGAAGCGGGGCGACTACGCCGTCTACGGGCTCGGCTGGTTCCCCGACTTCCCGGACCCGGACAACTACACCGCTCCGTTCCTCGGCGAGGGCAACTTCCTCAACTCGCCCTACGTGAGCGAGAAGGCCCGCGAACTCATTCCGCAGTCGCGGCGCGACGTCGACCGCACCGCGGCGTCCCCGGCCTTCAAGGAGATCCAGGACATCGTCGCCGACGACGTACCCGTGCTGCCCCTGTGGCAGGGCAAGCAGTACGTCGCCGCGCGCGACGACGTGATCGGTGTCGAGTGGGCGCTGAACTCCAGCTCCGACCTCCAGCTCTGGGAGCTGTCCCGCGGCGAGAGTTGA